The nucleotide window GCCGAGCGGTCAACGCTTGATGGCTGTATACGACGACGTGGTCATCGGGATTGAGCCCGTCCAGAATCTGTATGCGGCCAGCCAGATCTCGTGCTCCAACTGTGACGGGGGTAAAGCGTAGCGTGCCGTCTTTGATCAGCCAGACCCCGAGATGACCGTCAACCCGCAGCACGCATGCATTGGGAAGCGTCGGACCAATTGGCAGCACAGGTAACGCCACAGTGACCTCGGCCAATTCACCGATGGACGGCAATGGTTCAGGAACAGTGTCGAACATCACTTTGGCCAGGATCTCTTCGGTTACCGGATCGGCGAGCGGTTCTACTCGCAACACCCGTCCGACGATGTCTCGCCCGACTTGCGTACGGAGTACGATATGGCCAGAAAGACCGGCCTGGAGTCCGGTGGCGTTCAATTGGTCAAACCGCACGTTGATCCATAGGTTCCTGGAATCAACTATCTCGACAACAGATTGACCTGCGACCACTGTCGTGCCGGGTTCCGCGTTGCGTGATACGACCAGCCCGTCTGCTGGCGCAATCAGGCGCAGATTGGCGCGCTGTTTGGTGAGGGCATCTAGATCGGCGCCGGTGCGCGCCATCTCCTGGCGAGCCGCATCCAGGGTGGCGTAGGCGGCGGCAAGGCTGGCTTCGGTTATTTGTTGGTCCTGATGCTTGGCATCCATCGATTCTTCGCTCACGATTCGTGCCTGAAGCAGTTGTGCGTAGCGGCGAGATTGCGACCCGGAGTAGGTCTTGCGGGCTTTCGCTTCTTGCGCCTGCGCCTCAGCCGCAGTCACTTGGGCCCCAGTGCGCTTGAGGGCGGCACCCAGTGCGGCCATGCGGTCGTCAAGGTCCACGGGATCCATTTCGCCCAGCAATTGGCCTGCCCGAACCGTATCGCCCACATCCACGTCGAGCCGTTTGACGCGTCCGGCCAGTGTTGGACCACTCTGGTAGGTGTAGCGGGATCCAACCGTGCCGATGCCGAACAGCGCGGGCTGGATGGCACGGATCTCGACCGTGGTCACGGTCACCGGAACCGGGGCCAGCGGACCTGACCTTAGAGCCACATAAACGAACAAGAGAATGAGAGGAACGAGCACGGCGATCATCGCCAGTTTACGGCTTTGGATGTGGAATTCTTTCATGTTGTTTTCCTGATGCCACGGAGGTAAATGGCAAAGCTCCCGGGGGCTTTCGCCCGCATGCTCCCTACCTCACCGGACACCAGCGATTGCACAACCAGACCTTGGACCATTCCAACGAACAAGGTCGCGGCGGCCTTGGTATCAACCACAGAGGCAATTTCCCCACGGACCTTGCCTTGTTCGATGAGTGTTTGCAGTCGCTCGACATACTGGCCTAGGAAGTTTCGTACCAGGCGTTTCGCCGGGGTATTGCCGCTGCGTTGGAGTTCGCCGAACACTATGCGCGGCACACCTGTGTGCCGAACCACGAAATCGATGTGGGCCAGAAAGACTGCTTCCAAAGCCGCGAGGGGGGATTCTGCAGGCTGCGCGGCTACGCCCACGCTTGCCAAAATGCGTTCGGCTACCCATTCCATTACCGCCTGCCAGATCGCATCCTTGGTTTGGAAATGCCGGAACAGTGCACCCTGAGTCATGCGCATGCATTGAGCGATTGCCGTGGTTGTGATTTCGCTGGGGTTCTGTTCGGCTGCCAGCTTGATTACGGCTTGCACCGTGACTGCCCGCCGTTCGTTTGCCGGAAGCCGCTCGGCTCGTTTACTTGTATTCATAGTAAGTAATCTAATACTATCTTAATGCTGTGTCAATAGGAAATACACGCCTGTAGTGTCGCGAAAACGCAATCA belongs to bacterium and includes:
- a CDS encoding efflux RND transporter periplasmic adaptor subunit; translation: MKEFHIQSRKLAMIAVLVPLILLFVYVALRSGPLAPVPVTVTTVEIRAIQPALFGIGTVGSRYTYQSGPTLAGRVKRLDVDVGDTVRAGQLLGEMDPVDLDDRMAALGAALKRTGAQVTAAEAQAQEAKARKTYSGSQSRRYAQLLQARIVSEESMDAKHQDQQITEASLAAAYATLDAARQEMARTGADLDALTKQRANLRLIAPADGLVVSRNAEPGTTVVAGQSVVEIVDSRNLWINVRFDQLNATGLQAGLSGHIVLRTQVGRDIVGRVLRVEPLADPVTEEILAKVMFDTVPEPLPSIGELAEVTVALPVLPIGPTLPNACVLRVDGHLGVWLIKDGTLRFTPVTVGARDLAGRIQILDGLNPDDHVVVYSHQALTARHRVKIVDHVLGEPR
- a CDS encoding TetR/AcrR family transcriptional regulator, which translates into the protein MNTSKRAERLPANERRAVTVQAVIKLAAEQNPSEITTTAIAQCMRMTQGALFRHFQTKDAIWQAVMEWVAERILASVGVAAQPAESPLAALEAVFLAHIDFVVRHTGVPRIVFGELQRSGNTPAKRLVRNFLGQYVERLQTLIEQGKVRGEIASVVDTKAAATLFVGMVQGLVVQSLVSGEVGSMRAKAPGSFAIYLRGIRKTT